One window of Thermoplasmata archaeon genomic DNA carries:
- a CDS encoding UbiD family decarboxylase yields the protein MELREFIAELEKRKMVKHVKRKVSTKYEISTIMKMMEDQTILFENVDSHTIPVVANLCPTRKHVAIGLGIKEEEIIPHMIKAINEPIEPEIEKIEYNVTESDLTKIPILTYYPFDGGPYIASGIVIANDKEYGINASFHRAMVIDKDKLVFRILERDFDAYIKRGLKEFAFCIGNSIPVLLGSAISVPINMNELAIANALAKTICTQIDGHIVPKAEIVMLCEFTGEMHDEGPFLDLTETPDIVRKQRVARVKKIYVLENPIYHALLPGGLEHKVLMGMPREPTIYIEVGKVCDVKDVYVTPGGCSWLHAIVSIRKKNADDGRKAIEAAFKGHHSVKHVFVVDEDIDIHNPHEVEWAMATRFQGKEDIIMKEEKGSSLDPSADPQTRMTTKMGFDLTIPFGHQGKGFKKPELPMKLNLKEYIDD from the coding sequence ATGGAACTACGGGAGTTCATCGCAGAGCTTGAGAAACGAAAAATGGTCAAACATGTGAAACGAAAAGTAAGCACAAAATATGAAATTTCCACAATAATGAAAATGATGGAAGACCAAACTATCCTATTTGAAAATGTAGATAGTCACACAATACCTGTTGTGGCTAATCTGTGTCCCACAAGAAAGCATGTTGCAATTGGCTTAGGTATAAAGGAAGAAGAGATAATTCCCCACATGATCAAGGCCATCAACGAACCTATTGAGCCAGAAATAGAGAAAATAGAGTATAATGTTACAGAGTCCGACCTCACCAAAATTCCCATTCTTACATACTATCCGTTCGACGGTGGTCCCTACATTGCCTCTGGCATTGTGATTGCAAATGACAAGGAATATGGAATCAATGCCTCTTTTCACAGGGCGATGGTCATTGATAAAGATAAGCTTGTGTTTAGAATCCTAGAAAGAGATTTTGATGCTTACATTAAGCGAGGGCTGAAAGAGTTTGCATTCTGCATCGGAAATTCTATCCCCGTGCTTCTCGGCTCCGCAATCTCTGTGCCAATAAACATGAATGAACTAGCAATTGCGAATGCACTGGCGAAAACAATATGTACACAGATAGATGGGCATATTGTACCCAAGGCAGAAATAGTGATGCTCTGTGAATTCACAGGCGAGATGCATGATGAAGGTCCTTTCCTTGACCTTACAGAAACTCCCGACATTGTCAGGAAGCAAAGAGTGGCAAGAGTGAAGAAAATTTATGTTCTGGAAAATCCAATATATCATGCCCTGCTGCCTGGTGGGCTTGAGCATAAGGTGCTAATGGGCATGCCTAGAGAGCCCACAATTTACATCGAAGTAGGTAAGGTATGCGATGTGAAAGATGTTTATGTAACCCCTGGTGGTTGCTCATGGCTTCATGCAATCGTGAGCATAAGAAAGAAAAATGCAGATGATGGAAGAAAGGCAATCGAAGCAGCATTTAAAGGCCACCATTCAGTAAAGCATGTGTTTGTAGTTGATGAAGACATTGATATTCACAATCCACATGAAGTAGAGTGGGCTATGGCAACCAGGTTCCAGGGAAAAGAGGACATTATCATGAAAGAGGAAAAGGGCTCCTCATTAGACCCTTCTGCGGACCCTCAAACGAGGATGACAACCAAAATGGGTTTCGACCTTACAATACCATTTGGGCACCAAGGGAAGGGTTTCAAAAAGCCAGAACTACCAATGAAATTGAACTTGAAAGAGTACATTGATGACTGA
- the mvk gene encoding mevalonate kinase, which translates to MGHGYGYGKVIIFGEHFVVHGLPSIVCAIGMKTTATVSILKKKDFSGFEIEDLRPETPGYKKEKEAQMYKSISLMCDYCGIDLTKTPLKITFAGDLVAASGIGASAAACTAFARAVNEEFKLGFNDEKINEVAYQGEKGYHGTPSGVDNTASTFGGCLAFLKGPPPKFERIKMPSRIEIVMGNTGLTANTQKVVEEVKTFMKREPEKTKEIFVEAEGLISAGRKALETGDYRKVGDLMNRNHELLQQLGVSSKELDLLVNLARENGAWGAKLTGTGRGGYMVALTPGVECQEKVAKAIERAGFNVLKTTIGV; encoded by the coding sequence ATGGGACACGGATATGGCTATGGTAAGGTCATAATCTTCGGAGAGCATTTCGTAGTGCATGGACTTCCTTCCATCGTGTGCGCTATTGGAATGAAAACAACAGCAACTGTCTCTATTTTGAAGAAAAAAGATTTTTCTGGTTTCGAAATAGAAGATTTGAGGCCAGAAACACCTGGCTACAAAAAAGAGAAAGAAGCACAAATGTACAAGTCAATTTCGCTCATGTGTGACTACTGCGGAATAGACCTTACAAAAACTCCTCTCAAAATCACCTTTGCTGGTGACCTCGTAGCTGCGTCTGGGATTGGTGCAAGTGCTGCTGCCTGCACTGCTTTTGCTAGGGCTGTAAATGAAGAGTTCAAACTGGGATTCAACGACGAAAAAATAAATGAAGTCGCATATCAGGGTGAAAAGGGTTACCATGGTACACCTTCTGGTGTAGACAACACCGCATCAACATTCGGTGGCTGTCTTGCGTTTCTGAAAGGACCTCCACCTAAATTCGAGCGAATCAAAATGCCTTCGCGGATTGAAATCGTGATGGGAAATACTGGTTTGACTGCAAACACTCAAAAAGTGGTTGAGGAAGTCAAAACGTTTATGAAAAGAGAGCCGGAGAAAACTAAAGAGATTTTCGTGGAAGCGGAAGGGTTGATCAGTGCTGGAAGAAAGGCACTTGAGACAGGTGATTACAGAAAGGTTGGAGACCTTATGAACCGCAATCATGAACTTCTTCAGCAACTTGGGGTTTCCTCTAAAGAACTTGATCTGCTAGTAAATCTCGCTAGAGAAAATGGAGCATGGGGTGCAAAGCTCACAGGAACTGGTAGAGGTGGATACATGGTAGCATTGACTCCAGGGGTCGAATGTCAAGAGAAAGTTGCAAAAGCAATAGAACGTGCTGGCTTTAATGTTCTCAAAACAACAATTGGAGTGTGA
- a CDS encoding ABC transporter permease has product MGLKDFIIKRTVYSIVTLLIVLVLLFTIFRVMPGDPTKLALDPKASPERKHIQAVQYGLEDRKDYTVEDKTVHLTKDPGTTIFTALTPENFVNSTNELRYTVSNPQEEWFILEIKIKPQTPGLMVSAGVFLDGLVAKDGVIEPKETAIEVGNKTPWLAKAATNGNVIIGTVTFSDQLKLQAQNNTIKNSDIVVNPGGLNIEDSIISDSKIFMGTSSVKNSIIVGSTDEIINKSTIINEVWYYNVNITGRDTWTAPWGSPEKDSSSVVLNSMLVGKDVIKNSNISNSKIFDSFVDNCTFTNVIVINSTVNNKTAENIIIINDEEYPLYRAELILKTPPKPALQARGNDKNLVVIKLLTLNKDGDIQIEIKVTSYIRTDFFTQLARYMQDMLVFNFGNDFTTQRPVTEGISIRIGPTVLLFGSATVIAYALGIFLGALLAWRRGSRMELSVIIVSLFFYSMPLFWFGMILIWVLSNQAGWFPPGGLQSPTTDKPLEGFEYFKDIVWHLSLPLLTLTVTHLAGDVLLMRNSMLEVMGEDYILTAKGKGLKERTILYKHAARNAMLPVVTALALSIGGIVSGGVLTETVFSWPGMGYWLVEATLTYNYPVAQGVFYILAILTIVGNVMADILYAYLDPRVRL; this is encoded by the coding sequence ATGGGACTAAAAGACTTTATAATAAAAAGAACGGTCTACTCCATAGTGACGCTGTTGATTGTGCTGGTATTGCTCTTTACAATTTTTAGAGTGATGCCAGGTGACCCAACCAAACTTGCACTAGACCCAAAGGCCTCACCTGAAAGAAAACATATCCAGGCGGTTCAGTATGGTTTGGAAGATAGAAAGGATTATACGGTAGAAGACAAAACAGTACATCTTACTAAGGACCCGGGTACTACTATCTTTACGGCGCTTACACCAGAGAATTTTGTGAATTCCACAAACGAACTTAGGTATACTGTGAGCAACCCGCAGGAAGAATGGTTCATTCTTGAAATCAAAATCAAACCGCAGACACCTGGCTTGATGGTTTCTGCAGGAGTTTTCCTGGATGGACTCGTTGCAAAGGATGGTGTGATTGAACCGAAAGAGACTGCTATTGAAGTGGGAAATAAAACCCCATGGCTTGCGAAAGCAGCAACAAACGGAAATGTGATAATTGGTACAGTAACATTTTCAGACCAGTTAAAATTGCAGGCACAGAATAACACAATTAAAAACTCTGATATCGTAGTAAACCCTGGAGGGCTCAATATCGAAGATTCTATTATCTCAGACTCAAAAATTTTCATGGGGACTTCATCAGTCAAGAATAGCATAATTGTTGGTAGCACAGATGAAATTATAAATAAATCTACCATTATAAACGAAGTGTGGTATTATAATGTCAACATAACCGGTAGGGATACATGGACGGCACCATGGGGGTCACCAGAAAAGGACAGTAGCTCTGTTGTTCTCAATTCCATGTTAGTAGGAAAAGATGTTATAAAAAACTCAAATATTTCTAACTCAAAAATATTTGATTCTTTCGTTGACAACTGTACATTCACAAATGTAATAGTTATAAACAGCACAGTTAACAACAAGACAGCGGAAAATATAATAATAATCAATGATGAAGAGTATCCTCTTTACAGGGCCGAGTTAATCCTAAAGACACCACCTAAGCCAGCGTTACAGGCAAGGGGTAATGATAAGAATCTTGTGGTAATTAAACTACTCACTTTGAACAAAGATGGCGATATTCAGATTGAAATCAAAGTGACTTCATACATACGAACAGATTTCTTTACACAACTTGCTAGGTACATGCAGGACATGCTTGTCTTCAACTTTGGAAATGATTTCACAACTCAAAGGCCAGTCACCGAAGGCATTTCAATAAGGATAGGGCCTACAGTTCTACTATTCGGAAGTGCAACTGTGATTGCATACGCTCTCGGAATTTTCCTAGGTGCGCTTTTGGCATGGAGAAGGGGAAGTAGAATGGAACTATCAGTGATTATTGTAAGTTTGTTCTTTTACTCCATGCCTCTGTTCTGGTTTGGTATGATATTGATATGGGTATTATCGAATCAGGCGGGCTGGTTCCCACCAGGTGGACTTCAGTCACCTACTACGGACAAACCGTTGGAAGGATTTGAATATTTCAAAGATATAGTATGGCATCTCTCTCTCCCGCTTCTCACACTGACTGTGACCCATCTCGCAGGAGATGTGTTACTGATGAGGAACTCAATGTTAGAAGTGATGGGTGAGGATTACATCCTGACAGCGAAGGGAAAAGGGTTGAAGGAAAGAACAATATTGTATAAGCATGCCGCGAGAAATGCAATGTTGCCAGTGGTTACAGCTCTCGCATTAAGCATAGGTGGGATTGTAAGTGGTGGTGTTCTTACAGAGACAGTGTTTTCATGGCCAGGGATGGGATATTGGCTTGTCGAAGCAACCTTGACATACAACTATCCTGTGGCACAGGGTGTTTTCTACATCCTTGCAATCCTAACAATTGTGGGGAATGTGATGGCAGACATTCTGTACGCGTACTTAGATCCTAGGGTGCGACTGTGA